One Lycium barbarum isolate Lr01 chromosome 5, ASM1917538v2, whole genome shotgun sequence genomic window carries:
- the LOC132642189 gene encoding CASP-like protein PIMP1 has protein sequence MAYILLIVWLTISHMKSGSPIDSGLAYFEFYSDKVILFLLSTGAAAGLGVTVESNRVEGDDITPDMKIFLDIANASASLLFLGSISSFISSIISSLNLPKKS, from the exons ATGGCCTACATATTGCTAATAGTTTGGTTAACAATTTCCCATATGAAATCTGGAAGTCCCATTGACAGTGGCCTTGCTTATTTTGAATTCTACAGTGATAAg GTTATATTATTCCTACTATCTACTGGTGCTGCTGCAGGATTAGGAGTTACTGTGGAATCTAACAGAGTTGAGGGGGATGACATTACCCCTGACATGAAAATTTTTCTCGACATAGCAAATGCTTCTGCTAGCTTGCTTTTTCTTGGATCTATTTCCTCTTTTATATCCTCTATCATTTCCTCTCTCAATCTTCCAAAGAAATCTTAA
- the LOC132642190 gene encoding RING-H2 finger protein ATL70-like, with translation MNNTIGDEIESQDHLGEKTFENYSYGIGFSLLILVILIVITYSSYLYIGKRSSTNNSSSHNIANNSMTNTSIVENQLIFIQQGLDEATLRNYPKLLYSQAKAHNKRDFVISSGCSICLVDYKDNDKLRLLPDCDHIFHVKCIDPWLRLHPTCPNCRSSPFPSPLPTPLAEVVPLATRQS, from the coding sequence atgaacaacaCAATAGGGGATGAAATTGAAAGTCAAGATCACTTAGGTGAAAAAACCTTTGAAAATTATAGCTATGGCATAGGATTTTCCCTATTAATACTTGTTATACTTATAGTCATCACCTATTCTTCGTACTTATATATTGGAAAAAGATCAAGTACCAACAATTCCTCTTCACATAATATTGCCAACAACTCCATGACCAATACAAGCATAGTTGAAAATCAATTGATTTTCATTCAACAAGGCCTTGATGAAGCTACTTTGAGGAATTATCCAAAATTACTTTATTCACAGGCCAAGGCTCACAACAAAAGGGACTTTGTAATTTCTTCTGGATGTTCAATTTGTTTGGTTGATTATAAAGACAATGATAAACTTAGGCTTTTGCCTGATTGTGACCATATTTTTCATGTCAAGTGTATTGACCCATGGCTTAGGCTTCACCCTACTTGCCCAAATTGTAGAAGTTCTCCTTTTCCATCTCCTTTGCCTACTCCTTTGGCTGAGGTGGTTCCATTGGCAACAAGGCAAAGTTGA
- the LOC132640123 gene encoding nuclear pore complex protein NUP1-like, with translation MAAAAAGDGGTATSSAYGGGGAGGKFKRRPFRKNQSTPYDRPSTALRNPSWLTKLVVDPATKLITSSAKRFFSSIFQKRLTAAPSPLPRHPEARQEPKDVQQESCPNDHAGAVVVTGHEVFDAACSTEDSAFSELEQLLKQKTFSRAEIDRLTELLQSKTVDTPAGNDKSVVATPVASCRVPKGSAASPAELAKAYMGTRPLKVSPSILSSQSQVVRVDTPLLKNVAYSQNVPITSMTTKNAGVVGVRANGFTTPRSRGRSAIYHMARTPYSRLRQTDGQMANSSTYNARSGPSLSESVLEHDGYFGSKQPLKRRSSVLEDDIGSVVPMRRTRQKPNLLSHGVSCPSPGDNDVPTRYVHVPPKPSETAAKILEHLENPTPKEKSSESRLAAGKDKTPKKLTPNMLRGQALKSLESLDSPKLLQSAQDSHKLENWSKVVPTNAHDSSLQKQGKIEQHRQNKSINGSIVVAKNNEKKSFEDAQHAQPGVETADSLDQQSSAQPQKKHAFRMSALEDSFEMDEDINSDKSASQLAEGGDKMGISGAEKKSLSTDDALNKPAALFETKATLGILNKRTDMESPDAAVVSVNGTSFLSSSDPLSPEVVPPSFGSNKSKESSGDKVPALLFSSSVPLSGSRPESSSSLPNPAFGLAGAPSELVESDNSQKDGESNGKLEPLSSGLSPSILFAAPSSTSSVSNGQFAPSPAISSTSLLASSNSPKDVQSGSSGEAAPSTSISAAVGSTTGNSITSGGGLFGFAAASSVSTEPLVKFGTSEVPPVSTASSADNADLKTKATNFGNLSSSSPFVGSSFASTSPGNSIFGFSSSGMSTVTTASVQSQSAVFSTGAQSLVSAQTSHAGSDNTSVSQSGPAHFASSSTSPEVVNSGMTSFSSVGSASSNTGIVSAAASNSTPVSSSAAAFGNFSVGASSSASSTVGSSVVPSCGTTQLAFAFGASPAVSGATTALATSSNASSAVFSFGINSSSSSTNAVDTFTRPSPSTFNFGGSSAASSLNNVSTSNSAAPGVFSFGGGSSASSTNTISTFTSAPPGIFSFGGSSLASSTNTVSTSTIAPASVFSFGASSSGSSTNTVSTSTSATPGIFSFGASSSASSTNAVNASSTASPSPFAFGASSASSQTPSTAGIFGSNLQAPKSPGFSSPFSSATPTAFAFGASSSSFTAPTTTAVVFGSAPSSTPSGPAFSFGSNLTNSSSQPIFGNSTSPFTAPPGNNNQMNTMEDSMAEDTMHASSPAVSFGQPSVSPSPGGFVFGSTPSPFQFGGQQSQPAAQNPSPFAASGSLGAGGSFSLGSSGPDKSGRKIVKVNRNKNRRK, from the exons atggcggcggcggcggcgggAGACGGCGGAACGGCGACTTCCTCAGCCTACGGCGGCGGCGGAGCAGGAGGAAAGTTCAAAAGACGGCCGTTCCGTAAGAACCAATCTACACCGTACGATCGCCCATCGACGGCTCTACGGAACCCTAGTTGGCTTACAAAACTCGTTGTAGATCCTGCTACGAAGCTCATAACTTCTAGTGCTAAACGGTTCTTTTCTTCGATTTTTCAAAAACGTCTTACCGCTGCTCCATCGCCATTGCCACGTCATCCAG AAGCAAGACAAGAACCAAAGGATGTGCAGCAGGAGTCTTGTCCTAAT GATCATGCTGGAGCAGTAGTAGTCACTGGACATGAAGTTTTCGACGCAGCATGCAGCACCGAGGACAGTGCATTCTCAGAGCTTGAGCAACTGTTAAAACAAAAGACATTCAGCAG AGCTGAAATTGACCGCTTGACAGAACTTTTGCAATCCAAAACTGTAGATACTCCTGCTGGGAATGATAAGAGCGTTGTTGCTACTCCAGTCGCAAGTTGCAGA GTTCCTAAAGGGAGTGCTGCATCTCCTGCTGAACTTGCAAAAGCTTACATGGGCACTAGGCCATTAAAGGTGTCGCCTTCAATTCTGAGTTCGCAAAGTCAAGTTGTGAGAGTAGATACGCCACTGCTAAAAAATGTAGCATATTCCCAAAATGTGCCTATTACATCAATGACAACAAAGAATGCTGGTGTTGTTGGGGTTCGAGCAAATGGATTTACCACTCCAAGGTCTCGTGGAAGATCTGCAATATACCACATGGCTCGCACGCCGTACTCCAGACTTCGTCAAACTGATGGTCAAATG GCTAATAGCTCCACATATAATGCTCGTAGCGGACCTTCTTTATCTGAGTCAGTCTTGGAGCATGATGGATATTTTGGCTCTAAACAG CCCCTCAAACGGAGAAGCTCTGTTCTAGAAGATGATATCGGATCTGTTGTCCCCATGCGTAGGACTCGACAGAAACCGAATCTCCTATCTCATGGAGTTTCATGTCCTAGTCCTGGAGATAATGATGTGCCTACAAGGTATGTTCACGTCCCTCCCAAGCCTAGTGAGACAGCTGCAAAGATATTGGAGCATCTTGAAAATCCGACCCCAAAGGAGAAGTCATCAGAATCGAGACTAGCTGCAGGGAAAGATAAAACACCCAAGAAATTGACACCGAACATGCTCCGTGGACAAGCTCTTAAAAGCTTGGAGTCTTTGGATTCGCCCAAGTTGCTACAGAGTGCTCAAGACAGCCATAAGTTGGAGAATTGGTCTAAAGTTGTTCCAACCAATGCCCATGATTCTAGTTTGCAGAAGCAAGGCAAAATAGAGCAACATCGGCAAAATAAATCCATCAACGGGTCAATTGTTGTAGCGAAGAATaatgaaaaaaaatcatttgAAGATGCTCAACATGCTCAACCAGGTGTGGAAACTGCTGATTCACTGGATCAACAGTCTTCAGCTCAACCTCAGAAGAAGCACGCTTTTAGGATGAGTGCACTTGAG GACTCTTTTGAGATGGATGAGGACATAAACTCTGACAAGTCTGCATCTCAATTGGCTGAAGGGGGAGATAAGATGGGTATATCTGGTGCTGAAAAGAAGTCCCTGTCTACTGATGACGCCCTGAACAAACCTGCTGCTCTTTTTGAAACGAAAGCCACCCTGGGGATTTTGAACAAAAGAACTGATATGGAGTCTCCTGATGCTGCTGTTGTCAGTGTCAACGGCACTAGTTTCCTGTCCAGTTCCGATCCCCTGTCACCAGAGGTTGTCCCACCATCATTTGGATCAAACAAATCAAAGGAGTCAAGTGGTGACAAGGTCCCAGCACTTCTATTTTCATCGTCAGTCCCTCTCTCAGGATCAAGGCCAGAAAGCTCGAGCAG CTTACCCAACCCTGCTTTTGGCCTGGCTGGTGCTCCATCGGAACTCGTGGAGTCGGATAACTCACAGAAGGATGGGGAGAGCAATGGGAAATTAGAACCTTTATCATCTGGTTTATCACCTTCAATTTTATTTGCTGCTCCATCAAGCACTTCTAGCGTCAGTAATGGACAGTTCGCACCTAGTCCTGCTATCTCATCCACCTCTCTCTTGGCTTCAAGTAATTCTCCAAAGGATGTTCAATCTGGCAGTTCAGGTGAGGCTGCCCCTTCCACAAGCATCTCAGCTGCTGTTGGCAGCACAACAGGCAACTCTATTACCTCAGGTGGCGGTCTGTTTGGTTTCGCTGCAGCATCTTCAGTATCGACTGAACCTCTTGTCAAATTTGGGACCTCTGAAGTTCCACCAGTATCAACAGCTTCCAGTGCAGACAATGCAGACCTGAAAACCAAAGCAACTAATTTTGGCAACTTGAGCAGCAGTTCACCTTTTGTGGGCTCATCATTTGCATCTACAAGTCCTGGAAATAGTATTTTTGGTTTTAGTTCATCAGGAATGTCAACAGTTACTACAGCTAGTGTCCAGTCTCAGAGTGCTGTTTTCAGCACTGGAGCTCAGTCACTTGTTAGTGCTCAAACTTCTCATGCGGGATCAGACAATACCAGTGTCTCACAGAGCGGTCCTGCTCATTTTGCATCATCTAGTACATCACCAGAAGTGGTAAACTCTGGAATGACATCTTTCTCCTCAGTTGGTTCTGCTTCAAGTAATACAGGCATAGTTTCTGCTGCTGCTTCAAATAGCACCCCCGTTAGCTCCAGTGCTGCTGCTTTTGGAAATTTTAGTGTTGGGGCAAGTTCTTCAGCCTCATCTACGGTGGGCAGTTCAGTCGTCCCTAGTTGTGGGACAACTCAGCTGGCGTTCGCTTTTGGTGCTAGTCCTGCAGTTTCTGGAGCCACAACTGCACTTGCCACTTCCAGTAATGCTTCTTCTGCTGTATTTAGTTTTGGTATTAATTCTTCATCTTCCTCGACAAATGCCGTTGACACCTTTACCCGTCCTAGTCCTAGCACATTTAATTTTGGTGGTAGTTCTGCAGCTTCCTCATTGAACAATGTCAGCACGTCTAATAGTGCTGCTCCTGGAGTATTTAGTTTCGGTGGTGGTTCTTCAGCTTCTTCAACAAATACTATCAGCACCTTCACTAGTGCTCCTCCTGGCATATTTAGTTTTGGTGGTAGTTCTTTGGCTTCCTCAACGAATACTGTCAGCACTTCTACCATTGCTCCCGCCAGCGTATTTAGTTTCGGTGCTAGCTCTTCAGGTTCGTCAACGAATACTGTCAGCACCTCCACTAGTGCTACCCCCGGCATATTTAGTTTTGGTGCTAGCTCTTCAGCTTCGTCAACAAATGCTGTCAATGCCAGCAGCACAGCCAGTCCTAGTCCATTTGCTTTTGGTGCCAGTTCTGCCTCTTCACAAACTCCCAGTACTGCTGGAATTTTCGGTTCCAATTTGCAGGCCCCAAAGTCTCCAGGCTTTAGTTCCCCATTTAGTTCTGCTACCCCTACTGCATTTGCATTTGGAGCATCTTCGTCTTCTTTTACTGCTCCAACCACCACAGCGGTGGTCTTTGGATCAGCACCCAGTAGCACCCCTAGTGGACCAGCCTTTTCATTTGGTTCAAATTTGACAAACTCGTCTTCGCAGCCCATATTTGGGAACTCTACTTCTCCTTTTACTGCACCTCCCGGGAACAATAACCAGATGAACACAATGGAAGACAGCATGGCCGAGGACACAATGCATGCATCTTCCCCCGCAGTTTCATTTGGTCAACCTTCTGTCTCGCCCTCTCCTGGTGGTTTCGTATTTGGTTCAACACCTAGCCCATTCCAGTTTGGCGGCCAGCAGAGTCAGCCTGCTGCTCAGAACCCATCTCCATTTGCAGCATCAGGCAGTTTAGGTGCTGGAGGAAGTTTCTCATTGGGTAGCAGTGGTCCTGATAAATCAGGTCGAAAGATCGTCAAAGTTAATAGAAATAAGAACAGAAGGAAGTGA